A stretch of DNA from Kwoniella mangroviensis CBS 8507 chromosome 1 map unlocalized Ctg01, whole genome shotgun sequence:
ATTCAATTACGTAATGGATAATACCTCCACTCGGAAAAGTCAATAGATAGATGCTGATCAAGACAATTTGgaaaccatcttcaatctcaattctCTTAGACTTACTGAACTGTTCATTCAACATACAATATCATTCATCACAAGCCTCGGGACAGACCATACCACCAAGCACGTATCCTCTCAGTGTCTAGACTTCAGATATCAATAACAACCAGCTCCAAACCTTTTGTCATACTCAAAAATGGCAGATCCTGTCGAAACACCCGTATCTCGTCGACTATCTTCCGTTaaaaacatcatcatcgtcctatcaggtaaaggtgggTCGAGTCTCATCCCGTCCCAATCCCTCACTTTTAAATCTCATCAGAAATGCTATATGGCTTGCTAATGATTTTGCATGCGAGAATAGGAGGAGTaggtaaatcatcatcttccgtccAACTAGCGCTATCCCTCCTCTCCCAAAACCCCTCCAACCGGGTTGGTCTGCTAGACCTAGACATAACAGGACCCTCCCTCCCTAGGATGGTAGGACTAGATATCCCCGAGGCAACAGTCCATCAAAGTAGTGCAGGGTGGGTTCCGGTGTATGTAGATAATGGGAAAAGACTTGGAGTGATGAGTATAGGATTCCTGTTGAAGGATAGAGGTGATAGTGTAGTCTGGAGGGGTccaaagaaagatgggatgattaGACAATTTTTAAGTGAAGTGAGATGGGGTGAATTAGATTATCTGGTTATTGATACGCCACCTGGTGAGTTATACCTTACCTAGAATCATCAGGATCTCAACCTATTCCTCTCCTCCAGTCTAAGATCACCTAGTCTACTACTCTGTATGAAATGACTTGACTAAATGTATTTCTATACCCGTAGGTACATCCGACGAACATATATCActtctcactcatcttcatccactaTTCACTCCAACCCTCTCCAAACCTACCACTCCCTCTTCAATCTTAATTTCGACACCTCAAACAACAGCATTGAACGATACTATCAAATCACTTTCATTCACTCGTAAACTCCAATTACCAGTTATGGGTCTAGTAGAAAACATGTCAGGATACGTCTGTCCATGTTGTAATGAGATTTCCTATACGTTTGGGAACAATACAAACACAGAGAAGATATTCAAGGAACAAAATGGGGTTGATATTTTGGGTAAAGTACCGATCGATACGGTTTTGGTGGGGTTATTGGATAGTGTGAGTAAAGGTGAATTAAATGTTGAtgtacaacaacaacaaaatgGAAATaatgaacaagaagaaaatgGAGACAACTTTCAACAACAATCCCATTTCCCATTATTGGATGAATATAACAAAACTGCAAGTTCGACCATATGGAGATCTATCACTGAGAAATTAGtagagaagattgaaagtAGGAAACaacagatcaaagagaagTTGGCACCGTCGACAACGAATAAGACATGAATCATTCATCAGAGTTGTAATTGACATACCGAGTGTGTCCGTCAGCTTTCTACTTCTTGAACCTTCGTCAGCAATACTCAAATGGCCAATGCCTCATCGTCATATGTCAATACGCCATCAAGCATAAGACCCTTACATACAGAAACATATAGAagtaggaaggatgaatcGGATAGGTATATCGACTTTTTTTTTGCATACAttttcaccatcaccaccatccagTATCGATTAGGGTTTTGAGTTTCCTTTGACACAAAAAATTATCTTCAGTAATGTTGTAAGGCAAAAATCCTTtgtatgatcatcaacataaAACCCAAATAATGCATCGATCCAGTATTGACATGTATATACACTACACATTCTGCATCTCAGCATGACTATCACTGtagattcatcatctcctcttcgttcaTCTCCTTTTCAACTTTCAGAGCAATAACATCCTCCTGAGTCTGAGGTAATATCgcatcattctcaaatccATTATCTTCGATCTTACTTCTCTTACTGTCCACCTTTACTTCATCGACTTCATCCACTTTCCGTTTTTCCGTTGTG
This window harbors:
- a CDS encoding cytosolic Fe-S cluster assembly factor CFD1; this encodes MADPVETPVSRRLSSVKNIIIVLSGKGGVGKSSSSVQLALSLLSQNPSNRVGLLDLDITGPSLPRMVGLDIPEATVHQSSAGWVPVYVDNGKRLGVMSIGFLLKDRGDSVVWRGPKKDGMIRQFLSEVRWGELDYLVIDTPPGTSDEHISLLTHLHPLFTPTLSKPTTPSSILISTPQTTALNDTIKSLSFTRKLQLPVMGLVENMSGYVCPCCNEISYTFGNNTNTEKIFKEQNGVDILGKVPIDTVLVGLLDSVSKGELNVDVQQQQNGNNEQEENGDNFQQQSHFPLLDEYNKTASSTIWRSITEKLVEKIESRKQQIKEKLAPSTTNKT